The Tindallia californiensis genome segment GCATTAAACTTTGTTTCAAATTTATCGGATATGTACTTAAGGAAAATCAGTCCCAATACCACGTGTTTATATTCACTGGCATCCATACTGCCTCTCAGTTTGTCTGCCGCTTTCCAAAGTGTCTCTTCAAATCCAATGTTTCCTGTATTCTCAGCCATTTATATTCCCTCCAAATGTTTTAACTGCGCCTTAGGCAGGTAGTTTAATAGTTGTGATCATCAAAGACTTCAAAAATTTCACTTTCAAAACCTTCTTGTTCCGGTTCGCTGCTTACCCAGTCAGGCAAGACTTCATAATAATGGGCCAGCGCTTCAATCGTTTTGTGTAGTACTGATTCATGCTGCACTTTTTCAAGTAGCTCTACGATGAGCTTATAGGTCTCCAAGTATGGATTATTATCTACTATATCCATTGCTGATTTAAATTTTGATACAAGTTTGGCTTTCTCAATATCTCGCTCTATAGTATTTATTTCTTCTTTATTATAGACGGGAACTTCAACAAGATCGTTAATCTCTCCTAAAGAAAACTGTTGTTCATGTTTTTTAATTACAGGTTTCAGATCGCTTTTTAACTTTTCTTTCTGGATTTCTAGCTGATCAATTTCTGTAAGGTTGCGTCCAAAGTAGGACTGATCAATACCAAATAGCTCTTCTAATACTGGTAGATATTTCTTTGGAATATTCTGTCGCCCTTTCACCCACATGTTTATATTTTGTTTTTTAATGCCAAGTTTTTCTGCAAGTTCTATATGTTGAAGGTTATAGAGGTTTAAAATATATTCTAATCCTATCAAGTTCTCACCTCCTGGTGCAGGGCTATAATCCCACCTAATATTTATTGTACTTAATTTTATTGTCTTAGTCAATATAAAGTGTAAATGTTTTCTAAATTTTTGACAATAATTCTATCAACTCACCACGTTTTTGACAGCCATTTCATCAACTCACAATCCTTAAAGTCAATCTAACCACTCAACCTTACATTCTGCCATTCTTGGACAAGTTCCCACAAAGTAAAAAACCGTGATTATCCTTCCGACTTGGAGCCAGATCTCAAATCACGGAAAGTGCTTATTTACTCACATTTCTACACTTTTACTTTTCTGCCCTTGATAGCAATACAACCGTCTCCATATGCGGTGTTGCTGGGAATAAATCTATGCACTGAGCTTCTTTAACCTTATAACCACTTTCTATGGCTTGCTGTAAATTAGCTACCAGCGTCTTGGGATTACAGGAAACATAGATGATTTTTTGCGGGTTCA includes the following:
- a CDS encoding helix-turn-helix domain-containing protein, giving the protein MIGLEYILNLYNLQHIELAEKLGIKKQNINMWVKGRQNIPKKYLPVLEELFGIDQSYFGRNLTEIDQLEIQKEKLKSDLKPVIKKHEQQFSLGEINDLVEVPVYNKEEINTIERDIEKAKLVSKFKSAMDIVDNNPYLETYKLIVELLEKVQHESVLHKTIEALAHYYEVLPDWVSSEPEQEGFESEIFEVFDDHNY